In the Acanthopagrus latus isolate v.2019 chromosome 23, fAcaLat1.1, whole genome shotgun sequence genome, one interval contains:
- the LOC119013859 gene encoding uncharacterized protein LOC119013859 isoform X2 — protein sequence MMASSEMDSKPEAHDTKQEAQELEQILSAMSYSQRGRMEEQRCALSPVKTRQVKNTGPHCEEFSNTLNNKQEQHHDTLRLSLPGFNYQEPGMNNHHGSAPQISVTESTPDSNRKLLSIPASQLQVPSQHDCSNSRKTESSDEQEKFMNIISHSQRGRMDDQCCSLDLSKSAPCTPKHTDRKLSASTLNSGPDSEMLFSLLANTQSNRLNDQRVSLQSLPGLQSDSTTSTAGGDSSYLCYMVSKVQGSRMDDQRCSLPKILTSENQCSSKNDKSVSGSGPPRSASFSPHSDIGRLKSKDKAQKQVLTEADQEDFFNLISNTHHGRMDEQRCVLNVSPKSTPTHKPSQSKVPKGPDSDKFFSLLENSQGRRLDDQRVSLPSLPGIQNGKTSSPSSATEIDASYLCYMVSRVQGSRMDEQRCSAPSSLQNQGTPTTQHKDHPMADKCDKLSASLNHARTDQQQQEASPAEQEQFFKMISHAQSGRMEEQRCSLQPSSSTPATPTHNGSAINNVPTGADADAFFKIISSSQGRRLDDQRVALPKLPGIGGDGERKESGITSKAGIPVYPPHITIAESTPTTSRKDCSRPTAQPQRAYAESAESGSPRAIPKSASFTSEKEYQKKLNSPAQMTVKVSMSFTPQQGHKTLDTCTFPEVFLTLGAPGDNLVIPLSPLPGRPLSVNLNLVPKEDVKSRHSSPSHGSPRKGCSRPSSPNPRPTRETHPETSCPHELGKLASSPISPDEDCFSLIERVHTAQLQKGMAQGEHKCKGEQGKGKGGGKKDKKNGGNKQ from the exons ATGATGGCATCTTCTGAAATGGACTCTAAACCAGAAGCACATGACACAAAACAG GAAGCCCAAGAACTGGAGCAAATCCTCAGCGCTATGAGTTACTCACAACGTGGACGAATGGAAGAACAGCGCTGCGCCTTGAGTCCTGTTAAAACCCGACAAGTAAAAAATACAG GTCCACACTGTGAAGAGTTTTCCAATACCTTGaacaacaaacaggaacaaCACCATGATACCCTGCGGCTGTCGTTGCCTGGGTTTAACTACCAG GAACCTGGGATGAATAACCATCATGGCTCTGCACCTCAGATATCTGTGACAGAGAGTACCCCAGATAGCAACAGGAAGCTCCTGTCTATACCAGCAAGCCAATTACAGGTTCCCTCTCAGCATGACTGCTCAAATTCTAGAAAG ACAGAATCATCTGATGAACAAGAGAAGTTCATGAATATAATCAGCCACAGCCAGCGTGGACGCATGGACGACCAGTGCTGTTCCTTGGATCTTAGCAAGAGTGCTCCCTGcacacccaaacacactgacagaaagcTTTCTGCAAGTACTCTGAACTCAG GTCCAGATTCAGAAATGTTGTTTAGCCTCTTGGCCAACACCCAGAGCAACCGGCTCAATGACCAGCGAGTGTCTCTTCAATCATTACCAGGATTACAAAGTGACAGTACCACATCCACTGCAGGAGGAGATTCAAGTTACTTGTGTTACATGGTCTCTAAAGTCCAG GGTTCCAGAATGGATGACCAGAGATGCTCACTACCTAAAATCCTAACCTCAGAGAACCAGTGTTCATCAAAAAATGATAAGTCTGTATCTGGTTCAGGCCCTCCACGTTCAGCATCTTTCAGCCCCCACTCAGACATAGGAAGACTGAAGAGTAAAGATAAAGCTCAAAAACAG GTCTTGACTGAAGCTGATCAGGAGgatttttttaacttaataaGTAATACCCACCATGGACGAATGGATGAGCAGcggtgtgttttaaatgttagtCCCAAgtccacacccacacacaagcCCAGTCAGAGCAAGGTGCCGAAAG GTCCAGATTCTGACAAGTTCTTCAGCCTGCTGGAGAACTCTCAGGGCAGACGACTTGATGACCAGCGAGTGTCTCTTCCTTCATTGCCAGGGATACAAAATGGAAAAACCTCATCACCATCTTCTGCTACAGAGATAGATGCAAGCTACTTGTGTTACATGGTCTCCAGAGTCCAG GGCTCAAGAATGGACGAACAGAGATGTTCTGCACCCAGTAGCTTACAAAATCAGGGTACCCCAACTACTCAGCACAAAGATCATCCCATGGCAGATAAATGTGATAAACTGTCTGCCTCCCTAAACCATGCCAGAACTGaccaacagcagcag GAGGCATCTCCAGCTGAGCAGGAACAGTTCTTTAAAATGATAAGCCATGCACAAAGTGGACGTATGGAAGAGCAACGTTGTTCTTTGCAGCCCAGCAGCAGTACACCtgccacacccacacacaatgGAAGTGCTATAAATAATGTACCAACAG GTGCAGATGCTGATGCATTCTTCAAAATAATTTCCTCCAGTCAGGGACGACGGCTTGACGATCAGCGTGTTGCACTTCCTAAATTGCCAGGGATAGGTGGGGatggtgaaagaaaagaaagtggtATAACTTCAAAGGCTGGAATCCCC GTTTATCCACCACACATCACTATAGCTGAAAGTACACCAACAACATCAAGGAAAGACTGTTCCAGACCTACCGCTCAACCTCAAAGGGCTTATGCAGAATCTGCAGAATCTGGCAGCCCCAGGGCCATTCCCAAATCTGCTTCATTTACCTCTGAGAAGGAATATCAGAAGAAGCTAAATTCCCCAGCACAG ATGACAGTGAAGGTGTCCATGAGCTTCACACCGCAGCAG GGACACAAGACCCTCGATACATGTACATTCCCAGAAGTCTTCCTCACGCTAGGAGCCCCTGGAGATAACCTTGTGATACCTCTGAGCCCACTGCCTGGCAGACCCTTGTCTGTAAACTTAAATCTTGTCCCAAAAGAAGATGTGAAGTCCAGGCACAGCTCTCCAAGTCATGGAAGTCCTAGAAAAGGCTGCTCAAGGCCATCGTCTCCCAACCCGAGACCAACCAGAGAAACACATCCTGAAACTTCATGTCCACATGAACTTGGGAAGCTTGCGTCCAGCCCTATCAGTCCAGATGAAGACTGTTTCTCTCTGATTGAGAGGGTTCACACAGCCCAGCTCCAGAAGGGGATGGCTCAAGGAGAACACAAATGTAAAGGGGAGCAAGGAAAGGGAAAAGGGGGtggaaagaaagacaagaagaatgGTGGGAATAAACAATAA
- the LOC119013859 gene encoding uncharacterized protein LOC119013859 isoform X1 yields the protein MMASSEMDSKPEAHDTKQEAQELEQILSAMSYSQRGRMEEQRCALSPVKTRQVKNTGPHCEEFSNTLNNKQEQHHDTLRLSLPGFNYQEPGMNNHHGSAPQISVTESTPDSNRKLLSIPASQLQVPSQHDCSNSRKTESSDEQEKFMNIISHSQRGRMDDQCCSLDLSKSAPCTPKHTDRKLSASTLNSGPDSEMLFSLLANTQSNRLNDQRVSLQSLPGLQSDSTTSTAGGDSSYLCYMVSKVQGSRMDDQRCSLPKILTSENQCSSKNDKSVSGSGPPRSASFSPHSDIGRLKSKDKAQKQVLTEADQEDFFNLISNTHHGRMDEQRCVLNVSPKSTPTHKPSQSKVPKGPDSDKFFSLLENSQGRRLDDQRVSLPSLPGIQNGKTSSPSSATEIDASYLCYMVSRVQVGPIQSMGSRMDEQRCSAPSSLQNQGTPTTQHKDHPMADKCDKLSASLNHARTDQQQQEASPAEQEQFFKMISHAQSGRMEEQRCSLQPSSSTPATPTHNGSAINNVPTGADADAFFKIISSSQGRRLDDQRVALPKLPGIGGDGERKESGITSKAGIPVYPPHITIAESTPTTSRKDCSRPTAQPQRAYAESAESGSPRAIPKSASFTSEKEYQKKLNSPAQMTVKVSMSFTPQQGHKTLDTCTFPEVFLTLGAPGDNLVIPLSPLPGRPLSVNLNLVPKEDVKSRHSSPSHGSPRKGCSRPSSPNPRPTRETHPETSCPHELGKLASSPISPDEDCFSLIERVHTAQLQKGMAQGEHKCKGEQGKGKGGGKKDKKNGGNKQ from the exons ATGATGGCATCTTCTGAAATGGACTCTAAACCAGAAGCACATGACACAAAACAG GAAGCCCAAGAACTGGAGCAAATCCTCAGCGCTATGAGTTACTCACAACGTGGACGAATGGAAGAACAGCGCTGCGCCTTGAGTCCTGTTAAAACCCGACAAGTAAAAAATACAG GTCCACACTGTGAAGAGTTTTCCAATACCTTGaacaacaaacaggaacaaCACCATGATACCCTGCGGCTGTCGTTGCCTGGGTTTAACTACCAG GAACCTGGGATGAATAACCATCATGGCTCTGCACCTCAGATATCTGTGACAGAGAGTACCCCAGATAGCAACAGGAAGCTCCTGTCTATACCAGCAAGCCAATTACAGGTTCCCTCTCAGCATGACTGCTCAAATTCTAGAAAG ACAGAATCATCTGATGAACAAGAGAAGTTCATGAATATAATCAGCCACAGCCAGCGTGGACGCATGGACGACCAGTGCTGTTCCTTGGATCTTAGCAAGAGTGCTCCCTGcacacccaaacacactgacagaaagcTTTCTGCAAGTACTCTGAACTCAG GTCCAGATTCAGAAATGTTGTTTAGCCTCTTGGCCAACACCCAGAGCAACCGGCTCAATGACCAGCGAGTGTCTCTTCAATCATTACCAGGATTACAAAGTGACAGTACCACATCCACTGCAGGAGGAGATTCAAGTTACTTGTGTTACATGGTCTCTAAAGTCCAG GGTTCCAGAATGGATGACCAGAGATGCTCACTACCTAAAATCCTAACCTCAGAGAACCAGTGTTCATCAAAAAATGATAAGTCTGTATCTGGTTCAGGCCCTCCACGTTCAGCATCTTTCAGCCCCCACTCAGACATAGGAAGACTGAAGAGTAAAGATAAAGCTCAAAAACAG GTCTTGACTGAAGCTGATCAGGAGgatttttttaacttaataaGTAATACCCACCATGGACGAATGGATGAGCAGcggtgtgttttaaatgttagtCCCAAgtccacacccacacacaagcCCAGTCAGAGCAAGGTGCCGAAAG GTCCAGATTCTGACAAGTTCTTCAGCCTGCTGGAGAACTCTCAGGGCAGACGACTTGATGACCAGCGAGTGTCTCTTCCTTCATTGCCAGGGATACAAAATGGAAAAACCTCATCACCATCTTCTGCTACAGAGATAGATGCAAGCTACTTGTGTTACATGGTCTCCAGAGTCCAGGTTGGCCCCATACAGAGCATG GGCTCAAGAATGGACGAACAGAGATGTTCTGCACCCAGTAGCTTACAAAATCAGGGTACCCCAACTACTCAGCACAAAGATCATCCCATGGCAGATAAATGTGATAAACTGTCTGCCTCCCTAAACCATGCCAGAACTGaccaacagcagcag GAGGCATCTCCAGCTGAGCAGGAACAGTTCTTTAAAATGATAAGCCATGCACAAAGTGGACGTATGGAAGAGCAACGTTGTTCTTTGCAGCCCAGCAGCAGTACACCtgccacacccacacacaatgGAAGTGCTATAAATAATGTACCAACAG GTGCAGATGCTGATGCATTCTTCAAAATAATTTCCTCCAGTCAGGGACGACGGCTTGACGATCAGCGTGTTGCACTTCCTAAATTGCCAGGGATAGGTGGGGatggtgaaagaaaagaaagtggtATAACTTCAAAGGCTGGAATCCCC GTTTATCCACCACACATCACTATAGCTGAAAGTACACCAACAACATCAAGGAAAGACTGTTCCAGACCTACCGCTCAACCTCAAAGGGCTTATGCAGAATCTGCAGAATCTGGCAGCCCCAGGGCCATTCCCAAATCTGCTTCATTTACCTCTGAGAAGGAATATCAGAAGAAGCTAAATTCCCCAGCACAG ATGACAGTGAAGGTGTCCATGAGCTTCACACCGCAGCAG GGACACAAGACCCTCGATACATGTACATTCCCAGAAGTCTTCCTCACGCTAGGAGCCCCTGGAGATAACCTTGTGATACCTCTGAGCCCACTGCCTGGCAGACCCTTGTCTGTAAACTTAAATCTTGTCCCAAAAGAAGATGTGAAGTCCAGGCACAGCTCTCCAAGTCATGGAAGTCCTAGAAAAGGCTGCTCAAGGCCATCGTCTCCCAACCCGAGACCAACCAGAGAAACACATCCTGAAACTTCATGTCCACATGAACTTGGGAAGCTTGCGTCCAGCCCTATCAGTCCAGATGAAGACTGTTTCTCTCTGATTGAGAGGGTTCACACAGCCCAGCTCCAGAAGGGGATGGCTCAAGGAGAACACAAATGTAAAGGGGAGCAAGGAAAGGGAAAAGGGGGtggaaagaaagacaagaagaatgGTGGGAATAAACAATAA